A section of the Saccopteryx leptura isolate mSacLep1 chromosome 4, mSacLep1_pri_phased_curated, whole genome shotgun sequence genome encodes:
- the GPR150 gene encoding probable G-protein coupled receptor 150 has translation MEYPLSLSTLAPAPNLSVPISLGWGLNLTSAQEVPAAGPPPLPSGQPGHLVVLGVILVVALAGNTKVLCRLCGGGGPWLGPKRRKMDFLLVQLALADLYASGGTAMSQLAWELLGEPRRSAGDQECRFVQLLQVSGRGASAHLVVLIALERQRATRCPQGPPLPARALAALGWLLALLLALPPAFVVRGGGPSAPPAASPAARAWPEEHRCRGIFASLPRWHLQVYSLYEAAAGFAAPVAILGVACSRLIRALWQRPPPAPSAAARPSASPGPAPAHSALPRAQVRSLKTSLALALLFVVFELPYFAARLAAAWSSGPVGEWEAEDLAVALRLVGVTNSALNPFVYLFFQAGDSQPGRRLWKRLGALCCSPKGVSEDDEAARGQPALRRHRWPHPHYHHARREKGCARPPPPRPWPRPCSCESAF, from the coding sequence ATGGAGTATCCCCTCAGCCTCTCAACTCTGGCTCCGGCGCCCAACCTCTCCGTACCCATCTCGCTGGGCTGGGGTCTCAACCTGACTTCCGCACAAGAAGTCCCGGCTGCAGGGCCACCGCCGCTGCCGTCAGGACAGCCCGGCCACCTGGTTGTCCTGGGGGTCATCctggtggtggccctggctggcaaCACCAAGGTACTGTGCCGCCTGTGTGGCGGCGGCGGACCCTGGCTGGGTCCCAAGCGTCGCAAGATGGACTTCTTGCTGGTGCAACTAGCCCTGGCAGACCTGTACGCGAGCGGCGGCACCGCGATGTCGCAGCTGGCCTGGGAGCTGCTGGGCGAGCCGCGTCGGTCGGCGGGAGACCAGGAGTGCCGCTTCGTGCAGCTCCTGCAGGTATCGGGCCGGGGCGCCTCTGCCCACCTGGTGGTGCTCATTGCCCTCGAGCGCCAGCGCGCCACGCGCTGCCCGCAGGGCCCGCCGCTGCCCGCGCGCGCCCTCGCCGCCCTGGGCTGGCTGCTGGCGCTGCTGCTCGCACTGCCGCCGGCCTTCGTGGTGCGCGGGGGAGGCCCCTCCGCACCCCCCGCCGCGTCCCCAGCCGCCCGCGCCTGGCCCGAGGAGCATCGCTGCCGCGGCATCTTCGCCTCCCTGCCGCGTTGGCACCTGCAGGTCTACTCGCTCTACGAGGCCGCTGCGGGATTCGCGGCGCCGGTCGCGATCCTGGGCGTCGCCTGCAGCCGCTTGATCCGCGCCTTGTGGCAGCGCCCGCCCCCGGCCCCGTCTGCTGCGGCGCGGCCGTCGGCGAGTCCCGGCCCAGCGCCCGCCCACAGTGCGCTGCCGCGCGCCCAAGTACGGAGCCTGAAGACGAGCCTGGCGCTTGCGCTGCTGTTCGTGGTTTTCGAACTGCCCTATTTTGCGGCCCGGCTGGCAGCCGCGTGGTCGTCCGGACCCGTGGGAGAGTGGGAAGCGGAGGACCTGGCGGTGGCGCTGCGCCTCGTGGGGGTGACGAACAGCGCCCTCAATCCCTTCGTCTACCTCTTCTTCCAGGCAGGCGACTCCCAGCCAGGGAGGCGGCTGTGGAAGCGCCTAGGCGCGCTCTGCTGCTCGCCGAAGGGAGTTTCAGAGGACGACGAAGCTGCCCGAGGCCAACCCGCACTCCGTCGCCACCGCTGGCCCCACCCTCACTATCACCACGCTCGGCGGGAGAAGGGCTGCGCACGCCCCCCGCCGCCGCGCCCCTGGCCGCGGCCCTGCTCCTGCGAAAGTGCGTTCTAG